GTTCTTTTAAGAATCCATAACCTGATAAAAGTATGAACCTCAAATTCAGGCGTAATCTCACAGCATAAAATCAGCCCTTTTTCAGCTTAATTAAACCCCCAGGTTGTATAGTTATAGTATTCGGTTTTGAGGTATAAAGTGTCCACCAAAGTGTCCACTCGGTGGACACCTGTCCACCAAAACAGGGGTTTTGAGGGTAATTAAGGGGTAGATTAGAAATGGATAATTTTAGCGGCCAGAAATAAAAAAGGCCTCTAAATCCTTATTATTCAAGTTTTTAGAAGCCTTAAAGTAAGTACACCATCCAGGACTCGAACCTGGGACCCGCTGATTAAGAGTCAGCTGCTCTACCAACTGAGCTAATGGTGCAGATTTCAAACAGATCTATAAAATAATATTTGCACCAGCCACTAAAAAAGGATTGTTCAAGTAAGATGCAGTATCGGACCTTTTGCTATAATCCCACAAAAACCCTCCCCAAAACCACCTGCGGGCTGACCAGCCGGATTATGAAAGGTCTGGAAAGGCCTCTGATGTTTATAACTGACTGATTGTGACCTGTTACCGGTTTCCTGTGCAGAAGACACCCCTTGAGGTTGTAAATCTCGATATTTGAGATTTTTGTAGAGGGATCAGGAAGAATCCGCAGATATCCTCTGTTAAGATGAAAAGAAAAATTTCCGCTGTTTTCAGAGATTGTACGGTGTATTTCTTTCCGGGAACTGACATCCGTTACCTGTGGTCCATCAAAAGTGTAACGGAAATAATCGAAATCCGCAAAACCTGCCGTGCCGGTGGTATTATAGGTAAATATTGCGATCCGTGATCCTTTCCAGAATCCGAATTTAAGTATGCAGTTTCCGCCGAGTCTTTGAAACGTTGTACCATCGAGACTATAGTAAAGTGCAGTAATATTGTCCAGATCTATGATTGCCTTAAGCAGGATAACACTGTCTGAAAACACGGGTCCGGTTGTAACTTCACCGTCTATCGATGTCCTGACATAGAATGAACCGGAGCTTTTTTCCACACCTATCCAGGAGAATCTGTCATTCATTATTGTCAAGCCGGCTATTTGCCCATCTTCCATTCCATTTATATGAAGACTGATGGTTGCTTCTCCTTTACGCCCCATGATTTTTTGTGTCATGGTGTTGGATGCACGGTAGACATCGGATGCCATCGATGCTTTAATCCTGAGAAAACCAGGTCTTTCAGTTAAAGAAAACATCGATTCCACGGGGTTATGATTTGTCTGCCACTGTAAACCCGGTTCCGGATCGGTAAATTCATCACTTGTCTGCGGGACAGAGATCGGATAAGTTCCATTCACATTGGGTTTTGTGTACGAAAGTACAGGCTCGCCATTTATCCCGATCTGCGGCCAGTCATCAATCCACTTGACCGGCTGAAGGTGGCAGATGCGACCGATCGCTCCTGTCGACTGAAAATGGATAAACCAGGATTCCCCGTTTTCCAGGTCCACCAGACCACCCTGGTGTGGTCCGTTAATGCTGGTTGTCCCCTGTTGCAGTACTTTCCTTGACTCATAAGGGCCATAAATACTTCGAGACCGGCACGCCGTCTGCCATCCATTCTCGACTCCACCCTCCGGGATAAACAGGTAATACCATCCATTTCGTTTAAAAATTTTAGTGCCCTCAGCACAGGGCCCGTCATAAACTTTCTGCCCTTCATCGAGTAACATCCTTCCATCAGGGCTCATCCTGTGAATCCAGATTCCCTGGTTGCAACCCACGAAGGCATGGCCCAGATATGCACTACCATCATCATCCCAAAAGGGGCATGGATCTTCCCATCCCTTAACAGCCTTGACTGTGTGAATTGTATCCCAAGGTCCTGCCGGATCCGCAGCACTGCTCATGAACAGACCCTCATCGGGTGTACAGAAATAAACGTAAAAACGACCGTTATAGTAACGTATCGATGGTGCCCAGGAACCTTTTCCGTACCTGTCAAAGGTTGAGTACTCCGGGGATATATCAAGACGGCGATATATCCGGGAGATGATTTTCCAGTTGACAAGATCCTTTGAGTGGAGGACCGGGATACCCATGAAATGGAATTCAGAGCAAACCATGTAAAAGTCAGATCCAACACGGATCAGATCAGGATCGGAGTAATCGGCATTGAGAATGGGATTTTTGTAGGTTCCGTCACCCTGATCTCCCCATGAAGAGGCTATCGGTGAGGATACTGTACTGAAGAATACAGTGAAAATGACGCAGATACCTGCAATATGGCTTGACTGGAGAGTCATCCGGATCCTTTACCGGTAAAAGTATAGAGTAAAAATTAAAAAATAGTATTTATGGCGCAGGCAAGGCGATTGCGTGTGACAATAGATATACTTGAGCAGGAATTGTATTTGCTCTCAGTGGGATTAAACCCGGGGCGAACAATAATGACCGAAGGTGAAAAGACCGTAAAAATCTGGACTATCGGGCACTCAACACGTACGTTGGATGATTTTATCGATGTGCTCTGGCATTTTAAGATAGTTTTGCTGGATGATGTGCGGTCGTACCCTGGATCAAGAAAGAATCCTCAGTTCAATAAAGAGATCCTGAGTAAAAGTTTGCCGCAAAAAGGTATTGAATACAGGCATTCAAAAGATCTGGGTGGAAGGCGCAAGAGCAGGGCAGATTCAAAGAACCTGGCCTGGAGAAATCCCATGTTTCGGGGATATGCTGATTACATGGAGAGTGAGGTGTTTTTGAAGGGTATAAATGATCTGATGGAAGCAGCTTACGAAAAGAGAACTGTGGTTATGTGTTCTGAGCTTCTGTGGTGGAGATGTCACCGGTCGATGATAGCAGATTATCTGAAAGTGAATGGATTTGAGGTGATTCATATTTTTAACAAGAGCAAGGTTGTACGGCATCCGTTTACTTCTGTGGCGAAAGTTGTTAATGGAAAGATTTATTATGTGAAGAAGTAATATCCCTTGTCATTCCTGTAAAAGCAGGAAATCATATATTAAAACATAAGAAAATGGTAGGGGCCGTGCAGACTGTCTCAGAATAGGAATATGATTTTGGGCGGCTGCCGCAGACGGCACCGGGATGCTTTCTGTCCTTCCTGTTGGGCAGGCATCACCTTCCGGCTCGTCGTTCCTGAAACTACCTTGTCAATTAAAGCTCGGTTTTATACCTCTTTCCAGCATCTATATCTCTAATAAACAAACCAGATATGTTTCTGCCTGCAGGATTTTTTGTACTGTACTTTCTTCCTGCAATATCATAAACATTGTATTCAGCATTTGGCTTGCGATAAATAACAGGTAAGCTCGTCAGGTGCCCGGCAGAAACAGAAATATCATCTGTAATAACCACCAGTGTATAACTGAATTTGCTGCTGGAATATAAAGGATGGCTAATTGTTAATTTACTCTCTCCGGTTCCGGTTTTATTGATGATTATCTCTCCTTCTGTTCCTTTTTCAACACCGATAATGTCAGGATTGCTGTTATGCAGAACAATATCGGATGATGCACCCGCAAAATTTCCAAGTTTGTCACGGATAAGGATTTTGACAATGAGAATTTTTGTTAACAATCAGCACTGTAAGAATTGATGTAACGATTAGTGCCCTGTTCATACCGCTTCCCGCAGCCCAAAGTGCTGTTTACGTCTTCCAGGGTGAGTATTTTTGAGCAAAGCTATAGGCTGTCTTAATTATAAGTAATATTATGCTATTTAGACAAGCATATTATATTGAGTTGCCATTAATCATAATCAAACATCGCTCTGGTTTCAGTAATAACCTGAATTGCTGCAGGAGAATCTTTCATATGTTCCAAATCCCCGAATAACATCAACTTTCTTCCGGATGTATTTTTCCAAAGTATGAGCAACAAGGAACCCCTCCCCCCATCAAGGTT
This genomic interval from Fibrobacter sp. contains the following:
- a CDS encoding glycosyl hydrolase 43 family protein, producing the protein MTLQSSHIAGICVIFTVFFSTVSSPIASSWGDQGDGTYKNPILNADYSDPDLIRVGSDFYMVCSEFHFMGIPVLHSKDLVNWKIISRIYRRLDISPEYSTFDRYGKGSWAPSIRYYNGRFYVYFCTPDEGLFMSSAADPAGPWDTIHTVKAVKGWEDPCPFWDDDGSAYLGHAFVGCNQGIWIHRMSPDGRMLLDEGQKVYDGPCAEGTKIFKRNGWYYLFIPEGGVENGWQTACRSRSIYGPYESRKVLQQGTTSINGPHQGGLVDLENGESWFIHFQSTGAIGRICHLQPVKWIDDWPQIGINGEPVLSYTKPNVNGTYPISVPQTSDEFTDPEPGLQWQTNHNPVESMFSLTERPGFLRIKASMASDVYRASNTMTQKIMGRKGEATISLHINGMEDGQIAGLTIMNDRFSWIGVEKSSGSFYVRTSIDGEVTTGPVFSDSVILLKAIIDLDNITALYYSLDGTTFQRLGGNCILKFGFWKGSRIAIFTYNTTGTAGFADFDYFRYTFDGPQVTDVSSRKEIHRTISENSGNFSFHLNRGYLRILPDPSTKISNIEIYNLKGCLLHRKPVTGHNQSVINIRGLSRPFIIRLVSPQVVLGRVFVGL
- a CDS encoding DUF488 domain-containing protein yields the protein MTEGEKTVKIWTIGHSTRTLDDFIDVLWHFKIVLLDDVRSYPGSRKNPQFNKEILSKSLPQKGIEYRHSKDLGGRRKSRADSKNLAWRNPMFRGYADYMESEVFLKGINDLMEAAYEKRTVVMCSELLWWRCHRSMIADYLKVNGFEVIHIFNKSKVVRHPFTSVAKVVNGKIYYVKK